A genomic region of Corticium candelabrum chromosome 22, ooCorCand1.1, whole genome shotgun sequence contains the following coding sequences:
- the LOC134197255 gene encoding uncharacterized protein LOC134197255 has translation MVLKPFLLLMLTVVHCQSQIQRDWLVDSVDDTVRLIENRMSVIGPGGTLTNVTTISLTNGLINRTFLLQPDFGTVDFVSLNEGGRILRALTQEAVVGLDDLQYFVGGLQMGANETYAYLDRFPISVNVNASAWHYKSYATTTPQAPFPWMPGTRHSPSDVSWPPKGLQLVVSFQAPSTAPSPHQAVQINVHYEMYVGIPLLSKWISINYTGSASDVVVSKVWPEYLATNPPYSPRDYGWQAHPWSRGPGVTGSWLYVETDQAHGTSINWVDDSHIGASPGSGEPVVYCSYTIGPQVQLGNGKMGYKEFTSFRVLELVTDSVDPERVGLSRHRMTRLLAPQTQENPIFLHGTKSDPTGFREAIDQMVEVGFEMFFYSFGSGFNLESADQTYLSQIRSDIAYAKSKGIEVGGYDLICLERGHGGYGGNVGDQWDIIDPNTKKPGQNACFSSGWLDKLSQLVFNFVNYTGLSGIETDGPYGGSECSSTTHDHHTGLLDSVYEQTKAQGEFYRKLREANVYIHQPDNFFYQGGSKTGMGYNENQYSLPRWQDLSVSRQTMYDNTYHFIPTQGWMFLPLVQYHGGGSAATFEPLSQNIVEYEWGLAQYFGYGVAPCYRGYRLYDSNETMSVVKKWVTFFKTYRDILVSDIVHIRRPDMQGIDAIIHVNPKLDHRGLAMVFNPTAVAISETLKIPLYYTGIKKSAHVSKEGGSSIVYQLEHNFSVHIEISLSPMNLTWFVFESGDESGVTV, from the exons ATGGTTTTGAAACCTTTTCTGTTGTTAATGTTGACTGTTGTTCACTGCCAGAGTCAGATACAACGCGACTGGTTGGTTGATAGCGTTGATGACACCGTTCGACTCATCGAGAACCGAATGTCTGTTATTGGACCCGGAGGAACACTCACGAACGTTACTACTATATCGTTGACGAACGGCTTGATTAATCGAACGTTTCTGTTGCAACCAGACTTCGGGACTGTTGATTTTGTCAGTTTGAACGAAGGAGGTCGCATTTTGCGCGCGCTAACTCAAGAGGCTGTAGTTGGTCTGGATGACTTGCAGTATTTCGTTGGAGGCCTGCAGATGGGTGCGAACGAGACCTATGCTTATCTTGATCGATTTCCTATTTCAGTCAATGTCAATGCTTCTGCATGGCACTACAAGTCATACGCAACTACAACTCCTCAA GCACCGTTTCCTTGGATGCCAGGTACTCGTCATTCTCCTTCTGATGTCTCATGGCCTCCGAAAGGCCTTCAACTGGTAGTCAGTTTTCAAGCTCCCAGTACTGCTCCATCGCCTCATCAGGCCGTGCAGATCAATGTTCATTATGAAATGTATGTTGGGATTCCTTTGTTGTCTAAATGGATTTCTATCAATTACACGGGGTCTGCATCTGATGTTGTAGTTAGTAAAGTGTGGCCAGAGTACTTGGCGACCAACCCACCATACAGCCCAAGAGATTATGGATGGCAAGCTCATCCATGGAGTCGTGGTCCTGGTGTTACTGGTTCATGGCTCTATGTTGAGACGGATCAAGCTCATGGAACATCCATTAACTGGGTCGATGATAGCCACATTGGTGCCAGTCCTGGATCAGGAGAACCTGTAGTGTATTGCAGTTACACAATTGGTCCTCAAGTGCAGCTGGGTAATGGAAAGATGGGATACAAAGAGTTTACATCGTTTCGTGTGCTAGAGTTGGTCACCGATTCTGTGGATCCCGAGAGAGTGGGACTAAGTCGACATCGGATGACACGACTGTTGGCTCCTCAAACACAAGAAAACCCTATTTTCCTGCATGGGACTAAGTCTGATCCTACAGGTTTTCGAGAAGCAATTGACCAAATGGTTGAAGTTGGGTTTGAAATGTTTTTCTACAGCTTTGGGAGTGGTTTTAATCTGGAATCGGCAGATCAAACGTATTTGTCTCAGATTCGAAGTGATATTGCCTATGCAAAGTCGAAGGGAATTGAAGTGGGTGGATATGACTTGATCTGTTTGGAGAGAGGACACGGAGGCTATGGTGGTAATGTCGGCGACCAGTGGGATATTATTGATCCAAATACCAAGAAACCAGGGCAGAATGCCTGCTTCTCTTCAGGCTGGCTGGACAAGCTCAGTCaacttgttttcaattttgtcaattacACAGGTCTTAGTGGTATTGAGACTGATGGCCCATATGGTGGATCAGAATGTTCATCTACGACTCATGATCATCATACTGGACTATTGGATTCTGTTtatgaacaaacaaaagctCAAGGAGAGTTTTACAGGAAACTGCGTGAAGCTAATGTGTACATACACCAGCCTGATAACTTCTTTTATCAAGGTGGCAGCAAGACAGGCATGGGCTACAATGAGAATCAATATAGTTTACCTCGCTGGCAGGATCTCAGTGTTAGTCGGCAAACTATGTATGATAATACGTATCACTTTATTCCAACTCAGGGATGGATGTTCTTGCCTTTAGTTCAGTACCATGGCGGTGGCTCGGCGGCAACGTTTGAACCATTGAGTCAGAACATTGTGGAGTATGAGTGGGGGTTGGCGCAATACTTTGGATATGGTGTCGCTCCTTGTTATCGTGGCTATCGCTTGTATGACAGTAATGAGACGATGTCTGTAGTTAAGAAGTGGGTGACATTTTTCAAGACTTACCGTGATATACTTGTGAGCGACATCGTTCATATTCGACGGCCAGACATGCAGGGGATTGATGCCATTATTCACGTCAACCCTAAATTGGATCACCGAGGATTGGCCATGGTGTTCAATCCTACAGCAGTTGCTATCAGCGAGACGTTGAAAATACCACTCTATTATACTGGTATCAAGAAATCAGCCCATGTTAGCAAAGAGGGAGGGAGTTCAATTGTGTATCAGCTAGAACACAACTTCTCGGTTCACATTGAGATCTCATTGTCACCAATGAATTTGACTTGGTTTGTTTTTGAAAGTGGTGATGAATCAGGGGTGACTGTGTAG